The following proteins are encoded in a genomic region of Ictalurus punctatus breed USDA103 chromosome 15, Coco_2.0, whole genome shotgun sequence:
- the LOC108275728 gene encoding nephronectin isoform X1 — protein MEERIPGLVLLLLLSGARVPAQVLTEHRWALLEMSTNGICRYGNRVDCCWGWTRESWGQCRPVCELGCKHGECVGPDQCRCHQGYTGKTCNQDVNECGLKPRPCKHRCMNLVGSYKCFCLTGYMMTHDGTCRNTQTCAMANCQYGCAVMKGQVMCQCPSPGLRLGPDRRTCVDIDECVMGVAKCPRFRKCVNTFGSYICKCHKGFELRYVNGKYQCTGKNNPCHEKPDSKKCRCKPGTRGWSYDCKFVITVTVDPARPFTTTQPTTKITIQTVALTTSPPTTTKKPATTTITRTTTTSPRTTTTAATTMATSVSTSTAPTTFAMTTAQTTVASTVATTVPTTTAPTTVPTTTAPTTVPTTTAPTTVPTTTAPTTVPTTTAPTTVPTTTAPTTVPTTTAPTTAPTTTAPTTVPTTIAPTTVAMTTAPTTVASTMPTTVTTITKPTTAAMTTMPTTVAMTTMPTTVTMTTMPSTLALTTMAKTVATTMPTTSTMATTTALPSTIQIITTTLDNRIQEITQRPRGDVHIPRNPDQNVFELDFDDIELGNTADFARDDSAPGSLSCSFDQGVCSWMTDQDGDQRWETVADPHGGWYLTVPEPKRGRSFRGARLTIHLAPPTTPPWKGSDLCLVFRHRLQGLLIGSLQVFVKKGWGYSPAVWTRTSGQGWRYTQITLWGWGIESVVFKGERRKGRSGEIAIDDVSIHRGVCSTTGRD, from the exons ATGGAGGAGAGAATACCGGGATTAgtactgctactgctgctgaGCGGCGCGCGCGTCCCGGCGCAAGTCTTAACGGAACACAG GTGGGCCCTGCTGGAGATGTCGACCAATGGGATTTGTCGTTACGGGAACAGAGTGGATTGCTGCTGGGGCTGGACACGAGAGAGCTGGGGACAGTGCAGAc CGGTGTGCGAGTTGGGCTGTAAACATGGTGAGTGTGTTGGTCCAGATCAGTGCCGGTGTCACCAGGGATACACAGGCAAGACCTGCAACCAAg atgtgaatgagtgtggaCTGAAGCCGCGGCCGTGTAAACACCGCTGTATGAACCTGGTGGGCAGTTATAAGTGTTTCTGTCTGACTGGCTACATGATGACCCACGACGGCACCTGCAGGA acACCCAGACGTGTGCAATGGCTAACTGTCAGTATGGCTGTGCAGTGATGAAGGGGCAGGTCATGTGTCAGTGTCCGTCGCCGGGGTTACGGCTTGGTCCAGACCGCAGGACGTGTGTTG ATattgatgagtgtgtgatgggCGTGGCTAAGTGCCCGAGGTTCCGGAAGTGTGTGAACACATTTGGCAGCTACATATGCAAATGTCACAAGGGTTTCGAGCTGCGCTATGTCAATGGCAAATACCagtgtacag gtaaGAACAACCCCTGCCATGAAAAGCCAGACTCTAAAAAGTGCAGATGTAAACCTGGGACCAGGGGGTGGAGCTATGACTGcaaat TTGTTATTACAGTGACTGTTGATCCAGCCAGGCCTTTTACAACAACCCAACCTACAACTAAAATCACCATACAAACAGTCGCCTTGACTACCAGCCCACCAACCACAACCAAGAAACCAGCCACGACAACCATTACTAGGACAACAACAACTTCACCAAGAACCAccactacagcagcaacaacaatgGCAACCAGTGTCTCTACATCAACAGCACCAACCACTTTCGCTATGACAACAGCACAAACCACTGTTGCTAGTACAGTGGCAACCACTGTCCCTACGACAACAGCACCAACCACTGTCCCTACGACAACAGCACCAACCACTGTCCCTACGACAACAGCACCAACCACTGTCCCTACGACAACCGCACCAACCACTGTCCCTACGACAACTGCACCAACCACTGTCCCTACGACAACAGCACCAACCACTGTCCCTACGACAACTGCACCAACCACTGCCCCAACGACAACTGCACCAACCACTGTCCCTACGACAATTGCACCAACCACTGTAGCTATGACAACAGCACCAACCACTGTTGCTAGTACAATGCCAACTACAGTTACTACAATAACAAAACCAACCACTGCTGCTATGACAACAATGCCAACCACTGTCGCTATGACAACAATGCCAACCACTGTCACTATGACAACAATGCCAAGCACCCTTGCTCTAACAACAATGGCAAAGACTGTGGCTACAACAATGCCAACAACCAGCACCATGGCAACAACCACGGCACTACCCTCGACCATACAGATAATCACCACTACACTGGATAACCGCATACAGGAGATCACACAGAGGCCGAGGGGAGATGTACACa TTCCGAGGAATCCGGACCAGAACGTGTTCGAGCTGGACTTTGACGATATTGAGTTGGGGAACACAGCAGATTTTGCACGTGACGATTCAG ctcctGGCTCTCTGAGCTGCTCTTTTGATCAGGGTGTGTGCAGCTGGATGACGGATCAGGACGGAGATCAGCGCTGGGAGACTGTAGCTGATCCACATG GTGGGTGGTACCTGACTGTACCAGAGCCAAAGAGAGGACGAAGTTTCAGAGGGGCACGACTCACTATCCATTTAGCCCCACCCACTACTCCTCCTTGGAAAGGGAGTGATCTTTGTCTGGTGTTTAGGCACCGCCTCCAAGGGCTTCTTATTGGCTCCTTGCAGGTGTTTGTGAAAAAGGGGTGGGGCTACAGTCCTGCAGTCTGGACAAGAACAAGCGGACAAGGATGGCGATACACCCAAATCACACTGTGGGGGTGGGGCATTgaaagt GTGGTGTTTaagggagagaggaggaaggGGCGGAGTGGAGAGATCGCCATTGACGATGTGAGCATACACAGAGGAGTGTGCAGTACCACAGGacgagactga
- the LOC108275728 gene encoding nephronectin isoform X2, translating into MEERIPGLVLLLLLSGARVPAQVLTEHRWALLEMSTNGICRYGNRVDCCWGWTRESWGQCRPVCELGCKHGECVGPDQCRCHQGYTGKTCNQDVNECGLKPRPCKHRCMNLVGSYKCFCLTGYMMTHDGTCRNTQTCAMANCQYGCAVMKGQVMCQCPSPGLRLGPDRRTCVDIDECVMGVAKCPRFRKCVNTFGSYICKCHKGFELRYVNGKYQCTGKNNPCHEKPDSKKCRCKPGTRGWSYDCKFVITVTVDPARPFTTTQPTTKITIQTVALTTRTTTTSPRTTTTAATTMATSVSTSTAPTTFAMTTAQTTVASTVATTVPTTTAPTTVPTTTAPTTVPTTTAPTTVPTTTAPTTVPTTTAPTTVPTTTAPTTVPTTTAPTTAPTTTAPTTVPTTIAPTTVAMTTAPTTVASTMPTTVTTITKPTTAAMTTMPTTVAMTTMPTTVTMTTMPSTLALTTMAKTVATTMPTTSTMATTTALPSTIQIITTTLDNRIQEITQRPRGDVHIPRNPDQNVFELDFDDIELGNTADFARDDSAPGSLSCSFDQGVCSWMTDQDGDQRWETVADPHGGWYLTVPEPKRGRSFRGARLTIHLAPPTTPPWKGSDLCLVFRHRLQGLLIGSLQVFVKKGWGYSPAVWTRTSGQGWRYTQITLWGWGIESVVFKGERRKGRSGEIAIDDVSIHRGVCSTTGRD; encoded by the exons ATGGAGGAGAGAATACCGGGATTAgtactgctactgctgctgaGCGGCGCGCGCGTCCCGGCGCAAGTCTTAACGGAACACAG GTGGGCCCTGCTGGAGATGTCGACCAATGGGATTTGTCGTTACGGGAACAGAGTGGATTGCTGCTGGGGCTGGACACGAGAGAGCTGGGGACAGTGCAGAc CGGTGTGCGAGTTGGGCTGTAAACATGGTGAGTGTGTTGGTCCAGATCAGTGCCGGTGTCACCAGGGATACACAGGCAAGACCTGCAACCAAg atgtgaatgagtgtggaCTGAAGCCGCGGCCGTGTAAACACCGCTGTATGAACCTGGTGGGCAGTTATAAGTGTTTCTGTCTGACTGGCTACATGATGACCCACGACGGCACCTGCAGGA acACCCAGACGTGTGCAATGGCTAACTGTCAGTATGGCTGTGCAGTGATGAAGGGGCAGGTCATGTGTCAGTGTCCGTCGCCGGGGTTACGGCTTGGTCCAGACCGCAGGACGTGTGTTG ATattgatgagtgtgtgatgggCGTGGCTAAGTGCCCGAGGTTCCGGAAGTGTGTGAACACATTTGGCAGCTACATATGCAAATGTCACAAGGGTTTCGAGCTGCGCTATGTCAATGGCAAATACCagtgtacag gtaaGAACAACCCCTGCCATGAAAAGCCAGACTCTAAAAAGTGCAGATGTAAACCTGGGACCAGGGGGTGGAGCTATGACTGcaaat TTGTTATTACAGTGACTGTTGATCCAGCCAGGCCTTTTACAACAACCCAACCTACAACTAAAATCACCATACAAACAGTCGCCTTGAC TACTAGGACAACAACAACTTCACCAAGAACCAccactacagcagcaacaacaatgGCAACCAGTGTCTCTACATCAACAGCACCAACCACTTTCGCTATGACAACAGCACAAACCACTGTTGCTAGTACAGTGGCAACCACTGTCCCTACGACAACAGCACCAACCACTGTCCCTACGACAACAGCACCAACCACTGTCCCTACGACAACAGCACCAACCACTGTCCCTACGACAACCGCACCAACCACTGTCCCTACGACAACTGCACCAACCACTGTCCCTACGACAACAGCACCAACCACTGTCCCTACGACAACTGCACCAACCACTGCCCCAACGACAACTGCACCAACCACTGTCCCTACGACAATTGCACCAACCACTGTAGCTATGACAACAGCACCAACCACTGTTGCTAGTACAATGCCAACTACAGTTACTACAATAACAAAACCAACCACTGCTGCTATGACAACAATGCCAACCACTGTCGCTATGACAACAATGCCAACCACTGTCACTATGACAACAATGCCAAGCACCCTTGCTCTAACAACAATGGCAAAGACTGTGGCTACAACAATGCCAACAACCAGCACCATGGCAACAACCACGGCACTACCCTCGACCATACAGATAATCACCACTACACTGGATAACCGCATACAGGAGATCACACAGAGGCCGAGGGGAGATGTACACa TTCCGAGGAATCCGGACCAGAACGTGTTCGAGCTGGACTTTGACGATATTGAGTTGGGGAACACAGCAGATTTTGCACGTGACGATTCAG ctcctGGCTCTCTGAGCTGCTCTTTTGATCAGGGTGTGTGCAGCTGGATGACGGATCAGGACGGAGATCAGCGCTGGGAGACTGTAGCTGATCCACATG GTGGGTGGTACCTGACTGTACCAGAGCCAAAGAGAGGACGAAGTTTCAGAGGGGCACGACTCACTATCCATTTAGCCCCACCCACTACTCCTCCTTGGAAAGGGAGTGATCTTTGTCTGGTGTTTAGGCACCGCCTCCAAGGGCTTCTTATTGGCTCCTTGCAGGTGTTTGTGAAAAAGGGGTGGGGCTACAGTCCTGCAGTCTGGACAAGAACAAGCGGACAAGGATGGCGATACACCCAAATCACACTGTGGGGGTGGGGCATTgaaagt GTGGTGTTTaagggagagaggaggaaggGGCGGAGTGGAGAGATCGCCATTGACGATGTGAGCATACACAGAGGAGTGTGCAGTACCACAGGacgagactga
- the aimp1b gene encoding aminoacyl tRNA synthase complex-interacting multifunctional protein 1: MAGVSPPDHTVNPKEEKQMMEFLAQQLYLLQEKTRLQASVREEKKLLVENSKLKKDIDELKRKLQETQKRKSMKLHQERVLTASVAAMKEAISAVPAPPEPTSTSKPQRSNTHSEGRRRRDRRGVREEVGGASKGTEAVCGLERDLRPDISRLDLRIGRVLAVRKHTDSDSLYIQEVDVGDSAPRTVVSELANHVPPEQLQDTLAILLCNVRPVKVRGVLSQARVLCAVNQHKMEPLAPPTGAQPGDRVTFQNYPGEAERELNPKRHIWERLLPDLCIDERGVATYRGVAFEVRGKGLCRAPTINNGGIK; encoded by the exons atggcGGGTGTATCACCTCCAGACCACACAGTGAACCCCAAAGAAGAGAAACAGATGATGGAATTCTTAGCACAACAGTTATACCTGCTCCAGGAAAAAACta GGCTCCAGGCGTCGGTGCGAGAAGAGAAAAAGCTGCTGGTGGAAAACTCCAAGCTGAAGAAAGACATCGATGAGCTGAAGAGGAAACTGCAGGAGACACAGAAGAGGAAATcca tgaagcTCCATCAGGAGAGGGTCTTGACTGCATCAGTAGCTGCAATGAAGGAGGCCATCTCAGCGGTTCCTGCTCCTCCTGAACCCACGTCTACGTCTAAACCGCAACGaagcaacacacacagtgaggggaGACGGAGGAGGGACCGccgag GGGTTCGAGAGGAAGTGGGAGGAGCCTCTAAGGGAACTGAGGCAGTGTGTGGATTGGAGCGTGACCTAAGGCCTGATATTTCTCGGTTGGACCTGAGGATTGGACGTGTCCTGGCAGTTCGGAAACATACGGATTCAGACTCGCTGTACATACAAGAAGTGGATGTGGGAGACTCTGCCCCCAGAACTGTGGTCAGTGAACTGGCCAATCACGTGCCTCCAGAACAG ttgcaGGACACTCTGGCGATTCTCCTCTGTAATGTTCGGCCGGTGAAGGTGCGCGGTGTTCTGTCTCAGGCTCGAGTGCTCTGTGCTGTCAATCAACACAAGATGGAGCCTTTAGCCCCGCCCACCGGAGCTCAGCCCGGAGACAGGGTAACCTTCCAGAACTATCCAG GTGAGGCGGAGAGAGAGCTGAACCCGAAGCGACATATTTGGGAGCGTTTACTCCCTGACCTGTGCATTGATGAACGGGGCGTGGCCACTTACCGAGGAGTGGCCTTCGAAGTCAGGGGGAAGGGCCTCTGCCGAGCGCCTACCATCAACAACGGAGGCATCAAGTAA
- the LOC108275726 gene encoding dickkopf-related protein 4 isoform X1 produces MWVSQEDETIPRERMRTCAWGFCTLLAVLSVSTSQPHSEYPGVTRTRKYLTKAYFCSADSECAPRLYCKAPGHAHSQCSPCKRRARHCRRDLMCCPGNECRNHVCSRVSARVSTEHTGKLKNRIYSSTGRRKTSRKLNKPHKGDLGAQCVRSADCGRGLCCARHLWNRVCKAEPQEGQVCSTPWRFKHTGTGHTLELFQLCPCSAGLECRTQSLTHSHSNAHTNIHNKARTNAHTNAHINIHTNRHRPAAAVRLHTCQQL; encoded by the exons ATGTGGGTTTCACAGGAGGACGAAACCATACCTCGAGAACG CATGCGGACATGCGCGTGGGGTTTCTGCACGCTGCTCGCGGTGCTCTCAGTCAGCACGAGCCAACCGCACAGCGAATATCCCGGAGTCACGAGGACCCGTAAATACTTGACTAAG gCTTACTTCTGCAGTGCAGATAGTGAATGTGCGCCGAGACTTTATTGCAAGGCcccaggccacgcccactctcAGTGCTCACCCTGTAAGAGAAGGGCAAGACATTGCCGTAGAGACCTTATGTGTTGCCCTGGAAACGAGTGTCGTAACC ATGTGTGTAGTCGAGTTTCAGCACGAGTGTCAACAGAACACACTGGAAAACTGAAGAACCGAATCTATAGCTCTACTGGACGACGAAAGACAAGCAGGAAGCTCAACAAACCACataaag gtgacTTGGGTGCACAGTGTGTGCGTTCAGCTgattgtgggcgtggcctgtgctGTGCACGTCACTTGTGGAATAGAGTGTGTAAGGCGGAGCCTCAGGAGGGGCAGGTGTGCTCCACCCCCTGGCGCTTTAAACACACAGGCACTGGTCACACACTGGAGCTGTTCCAGCTGTGTCCCTGTTCAGCTGGCCTCGAGTGCAGGACGCagagtctcacacactcacactccaatgcacacaccaacatacacaaCAAGGCACGTACCAATGCACACACCAACgcacacatcaacatacacaccaACAGACACCGACCTGCTGCTGCTGTCAGATTGCACACCTGCCAACAACtctga
- the LOC108275726 gene encoding dickkopf-related protein 4 isoform X2 — MRTCAWGFCTLLAVLSVSTSQPHSEYPGVTRTRKYLTKAYFCSADSECAPRLYCKAPGHAHSQCSPCKRRARHCRRDLMCCPGNECRNHVCSRVSARVSTEHTGKLKNRIYSSTGRRKTSRKLNKPHKGDLGAQCVRSADCGRGLCCARHLWNRVCKAEPQEGQVCSTPWRFKHTGTGHTLELFQLCPCSAGLECRTQSLTHSHSNAHTNIHNKARTNAHTNAHINIHTNRHRPAAAVRLHTCQQL; from the exons ATGCGGACATGCGCGTGGGGTTTCTGCACGCTGCTCGCGGTGCTCTCAGTCAGCACGAGCCAACCGCACAGCGAATATCCCGGAGTCACGAGGACCCGTAAATACTTGACTAAG gCTTACTTCTGCAGTGCAGATAGTGAATGTGCGCCGAGACTTTATTGCAAGGCcccaggccacgcccactctcAGTGCTCACCCTGTAAGAGAAGGGCAAGACATTGCCGTAGAGACCTTATGTGTTGCCCTGGAAACGAGTGTCGTAACC ATGTGTGTAGTCGAGTTTCAGCACGAGTGTCAACAGAACACACTGGAAAACTGAAGAACCGAATCTATAGCTCTACTGGACGACGAAAGACAAGCAGGAAGCTCAACAAACCACataaag gtgacTTGGGTGCACAGTGTGTGCGTTCAGCTgattgtgggcgtggcctgtgctGTGCACGTCACTTGTGGAATAGAGTGTGTAAGGCGGAGCCTCAGGAGGGGCAGGTGTGCTCCACCCCCTGGCGCTTTAAACACACAGGCACTGGTCACACACTGGAGCTGTTCCAGCTGTGTCCCTGTTCAGCTGGCCTCGAGTGCAGGACGCagagtctcacacactcacactccaatgcacacaccaacatacacaaCAAGGCACGTACCAATGCACACACCAACgcacacatcaacatacacaccaACAGACACCGACCTGCTGCTGCTGTCAGATTGCACACCTGCCAACAACtctga